A stretch of Equus caballus isolate H_3958 breed thoroughbred chromosome 11, TB-T2T, whole genome shotgun sequence DNA encodes these proteins:
- the CCDC182 gene encoding coiled-coil domain-containing protein 182, giving the protein MEPLCQAGSILMKVNTLQGKKMVESGLQSGDFSLPQSCLLPLADLEILQQKVAGMQRELEDFKNEALKAIHHLEGAFCEMNGALAQQEEQAARVKQRLREEEDRGVVRNKVLTFLLPREKQLREHCKRLEGMLLGRGREALGIPRKIQAN; this is encoded by the coding sequence ATGGAACCCCTCTGTCAGGCTGGGTCCATTCTCATGAAGGTGAATACCTTACAAGGGAAGAAGATGGTGGAGAGCGGCCTCCAGTCTGGAGACTTTTCCCTCCCCCAGTCCTGCCTCCTGCCGCTGGCTGACCTGGAGATCCTGCAGCAGAAGGTGGCCGGCATGCAACGGGAGCTGGAGGACTTTAAGAATGAGGCGTTGAAGGCCATCCATCACCTGGAAGGTGCCTTCTGCGAGATGAATGGGGCTCTGGCACAGCAGGAGGAGCAGGCGGCCCGCGTGAAGCAGcggctgagggaggaggaagaccGCGGCGTCGTCCGAAATAAAGTCCTCACCTTCCTGCTGCCCCGGGAGAAGCAACTCCGCGAGCACTGCAAACGGCTGGAGGGCATGCTGCTGGGCAGGGGCCGAGAGGCGCTGGGCATCCCCAGGAAGATCCAGGCCAACTGA